In Bos indicus x Bos taurus breed Angus x Brahman F1 hybrid chromosome 1, Bos_hybrid_MaternalHap_v2.0, whole genome shotgun sequence, a single window of DNA contains:
- the CDV3 gene encoding protein CDV3 homolog isoform X7, translated as MQISEKEEDEVEKREDPSDNWEEGGGGGGGVEKSSGPWNKTAPVQAPPAPIVVTETPEPTMTSGVYRPPGARLTTTRKAPQGPPEIYSDTQFPSLQSTAKHVESRKDKEMEKSFEVVRHKTRGRDEFSKNQALKLQLDNQYAVLENQKSSHTQYN; from the exons TGAaaaggaagaagatgaagttgaaaagAGAGAAGATCCAAGTGATAATTGGGAagaaggtggaggtggtggtggtggtgtagaaAAGTCTTCAGGCCCTTGGAATAAAACTGCTCCGGTACAAGCACCTCCTGCTCCAATAGTTG TTACAGAAACCCCAGAACCGACAATGACTAGTGGCGTGTATAGGCCTCCTGGAGCTAGGTTGACCACAACAAGGAAAGCACCACAAGGACCACCAGAAATCTATAGTGATACGCAGTTCCCATCCCTGCAGTCCACTGCCAAGCATGTAGAGAGCCGGAA ggataaagaaatggagaagagCTTTGAAGTAGTAAGACACAAAACTAGAGGTAGGGATGAGTTTTCAAAAAACCAGGCCCTTAAACTTCAGCTAGACAACCAGTATGCTGTGCTTGAGAATCAGAAAAGCAGCCACACACAGTACAATTAA